The following are from one region of the Phormidium sp. PBR-2020 genome:
- the psaB gene encoding photosystem I core protein PsaB, whose protein sequence is MATKFPKFSQDLAQDPTTRRIWYGIATSHDFESHDGMTEENLYQKIFASHFGHLAIIFLWTSGNLFHVAWQGNFEQWIKDPLNIRPIAHAIWDPQFGQGAVDAFTQAGASNPVNIAYSGVYHWWYTIGMRTNADLYQGSIFLMLLAAVMLFAGWLHLQPKYRPSLSWFKNAESRLNHHLAGLFGVSSLAWTGHLVHVAIPESRGQHVGWDNFLSTMPHPAGLKPFFTGNWGVYAQSPDTASHVFGTSEGAGTAILTFLGGFHPQTESLWLTDMAHHHLAIAVLFIVAGHMYRTNFGIGHSIKEILGAHNPPKGTPFGGMLGEGHKGLYDTINNSLHFQLGLALASLGVITSLVAQHMYALPPYAFMAKDYTTMAALYTHHQYIAGFLMVGAFAHGAIFFVRDYDPETNKNNVLARMLDHKEALISHLSWVSLFLGFHTLGLYVHNDVVVAFGTPEKQILIEPVFAQWVQAASGKALYGFDVLLSNPDSIATTAWPNHANVWLPGWLDAINSGSNSLFLTIGPGDFLVHHAIALGLHTTTLILVKGALDARGSKLMPDKKDFGYSFPCDGPGRGGTCDISAWDAFYLAMFWMLNTLGWLTFYWHWKHLTVWQGNVAQFNESSTYLMGWFRDYLWLNSSQLINGYNPFGVNNLSVWAWMFLFGHLVWATGFMFLISWRGYWQELIETLVWAHERTPLANLVRWKDKPVALSIVQARVVGLAHFTVGYIFTYAAFLIASTAGKFG, encoded by the coding sequence ATGGCAACGAAATTCCCAAAATTTAGCCAAGACTTGGCCCAGGATCCAACCACACGGCGGATCTGGTACGGGATTGCTACGTCGCACGATTTCGAAAGCCATGATGGTATGACGGAAGAGAATCTTTACCAAAAGATTTTCGCGTCCCACTTCGGACACCTCGCCATTATCTTTCTGTGGACCTCAGGCAACCTCTTCCATGTCGCTTGGCAAGGCAACTTCGAGCAGTGGATCAAAGATCCCCTCAACATCCGTCCCATCGCCCACGCGATTTGGGACCCCCAATTCGGTCAAGGCGCCGTTGATGCCTTCACCCAAGCCGGGGCATCTAACCCGGTAAACATCGCTTACTCCGGCGTGTACCACTGGTGGTACACCATCGGGATGCGGACCAATGCAGATCTCTATCAAGGGTCCATCTTCCTGATGCTCTTGGCAGCCGTGATGCTGTTCGCCGGTTGGCTCCACCTGCAACCGAAATATCGTCCGAGCCTCTCTTGGTTTAAAAATGCTGAGTCTCGCCTGAACCACCACCTCGCGGGTCTGTTCGGAGTTAGCTCACTGGCTTGGACGGGTCACCTGGTGCATGTCGCCATCCCCGAATCTCGTGGTCAGCATGTGGGCTGGGATAACTTCCTCAGCACCATGCCGCACCCTGCTGGACTGAAGCCCTTCTTCACCGGTAACTGGGGCGTGTATGCTCAAAGTCCTGACACCGCTAGCCATGTCTTTGGCACATCTGAAGGTGCAGGAACTGCTATCTTGACGTTCTTGGGTGGCTTCCACCCGCAAACCGAGTCCCTGTGGCTGACGGATATGGCGCATCACCATCTGGCGATCGCCGTCCTGTTCATCGTCGCAGGTCACATGTACCGCACCAACTTTGGTATCGGTCACAGCATTAAAGAGATCCTCGGCGCTCACAATCCCCCCAAAGGCACTCCTTTCGGCGGAATGTTGGGTGAAGGCCACAAAGGTCTTTACGACACCATCAACAACTCGCTGCACTTCCAACTGGGTCTGGCTCTCGCCTCCTTAGGTGTGATCACCTCCCTGGTCGCGCAGCACATGTACGCCCTGCCTCCCTACGCCTTCATGGCTAAGGACTACACCACCATGGCAGCGTTGTACACCCATCACCAGTACATTGCTGGATTCCTGATGGTTGGGGCATTTGCTCACGGCGCAATCTTCTTTGTCCGTGACTATGATCCCGAAACGAACAAAAACAATGTTCTGGCTCGGATGCTGGATCATAAAGAGGCTCTCATTTCTCACCTGAGCTGGGTGTCTCTGTTCCTCGGCTTCCATACCTTGGGACTGTATGTTCACAACGACGTCGTCGTTGCTTTCGGAACCCCCGAAAAACAAATCCTGATTGAGCCGGTCTTCGCCCAATGGGTTCAGGCTGCATCGGGTAAAGCCCTTTACGGCTTTGACGTTCTTCTGTCGAACCCCGACAGCATTGCCACCACCGCTTGGCCCAACCATGCCAACGTGTGGCTCCCCGGTTGGTTGGATGCCATCAACAGTGGTTCCAACTCCCTGTTCCTGACCATTGGTCCTGGTGACTTCTTAGTCCACCATGCGATCGCCCTCGGTCTGCATACCACCACCCTGATTCTCGTCAAAGGTGCGTTGGATGCCCGTGGTTCCAAGCTGATGCCGGACAAAAAAGACTTCGGTTACAGCTTCCCTTGTGATGGTCCCGGTCGTGGCGGTACGTGCGACATCTCTGCTTGGGATGCCTTCTATCTCGCCATGTTCTGGATGTTGAACACCTTAGGTTGGTTGACCTTCTACTGGCACTGGAAACACCTCACCGTTTGGCAAGGTAACGTTGCCCAGTTTAATGAGTCGTCCACCTATCTGATGGGTTGGTTCCGCGATTACCTGTGGTTGAACTCTTCCCAGTTAATCAACGGCTACAATCCCTTCGGTGTCAATAACCTCTCGGTTTGGGCTTGGATGTTCCTGTTCGGTCACCTTGTTTGGGCTACAGGCTTCATGTTCCTCATCTCTTGGCGGGGTTACTGGCAAGAACTCATCGAAACCTTGGTTTGGGCACACGAGCGCACTCCTCTAGCGAACCTAGTTCGTTGGAAAGACAAGCCCGTTGCACTCTCCATCGTTCAGGCTCGGGTTGTGGGTCTAGCTCACTTTACTGTGGGGTATATCTTCACCTATGCTGCCTTCCTGATTGCCTCGACGGCTGGTAAGTTCGGTTAA
- the psaA gene encoding photosystem I core protein PsaA — MTISPQERDAKVKVEVDKNPVPTSFEKWGKPGHFDRTLARGPKTTTWIWNLHADAHDFDSQTNDLEEVSRKIFSAHFGQLAVIFIWLSGAYFHGARFSNYEAWLSDPTGIKPSAQVVWSIVGQDILNADVGGGFHGIQITSGLFQLWRASGITNEFQLYCTAIGGLVMAALMLFAGWFHYHVSAPKLEWFQNVESMMNHHLAGLLGLGSLGWAGHQIHVSLPINKLLDAGVAPQDIPLPHEFILDTSKMAELYPSFAKGLTPFFTLNWGEYADFLTFKGGLNPQTGGLWLSDTAHHHLAIAVLFIIAGHMYRTNWGIGHSMKELLEAHKGPFTGEGHKGLYEILTTSWHAQLAINLAMLGSLSIIVAHHMYAMPPYPYIATDYPTQLSLFTHHMWIGGFLVVGAGAHAAIFMVRDYDPAKNVDNLLDRVIRHRDAIISHLNWVCIFLGFHSFGLYVHNDTMRAFGRPQDMFSDTGIQLQPIFAQWVQHLHTLAPGNTAPNALASVSPAFGGDVVAVGGKVAMMPIQLGTADFMVHHIHAFTIHVTVLILLKGVLFARSSRLIPDKAELGFRFACDGPGRGGTCQVSGWDHVFLGLFWMYNSLSIVIFHFSWKMQSDVWGTVGADGSVSHITYGNFAQSSITINGWLRDFLWAQASQVIGSYGSALSAYGLLFLGAHFVWAFSLMFLFSGRGYWQELIESIVWAHNKLKVAPAIQPRALSIIQGRAVGVAHYLLGGIATTWAFFLARIISVG, encoded by the coding sequence ATGACGATTAGTCCCCAAGAGCGGGATGCAAAAGTCAAAGTCGAGGTCGACAAGAACCCGGTTCCAACTTCCTTTGAGAAGTGGGGCAAACCCGGTCACTTCGATCGCACTTTGGCCCGAGGTCCAAAAACCACCACCTGGATTTGGAACCTCCATGCAGACGCTCATGATTTTGACAGTCAAACCAACGACTTAGAAGAAGTATCGCGCAAAATTTTTAGCGCCCACTTCGGTCAACTGGCAGTCATTTTTATCTGGTTAAGCGGTGCCTACTTCCACGGTGCGCGCTTCTCCAATTATGAAGCTTGGTTAAGCGATCCCACCGGGATCAAGCCGAGCGCCCAGGTAGTTTGGTCCATCGTGGGTCAAGACATCCTCAACGCTGATGTTGGCGGTGGCTTCCACGGGATTCAAATCACCTCCGGATTATTCCAACTCTGGCGTGCTAGCGGCATTACCAATGAGTTCCAACTGTACTGTACCGCCATCGGCGGTTTGGTTATGGCAGCCCTGATGCTGTTTGCCGGTTGGTTCCATTATCATGTCAGCGCCCCGAAGCTGGAATGGTTCCAGAACGTGGAATCGATGATGAACCACCACCTGGCTGGTTTACTCGGACTTGGCTCCTTAGGTTGGGCCGGTCACCAAATCCACGTTTCCCTTCCCATTAATAAACTTCTGGATGCTGGTGTTGCACCGCAGGATATTCCCCTGCCGCACGAGTTTATCCTTGATACAAGCAAAATGGCGGAACTGTATCCCAGTTTTGCCAAAGGTTTAACCCCATTCTTTACCTTGAACTGGGGTGAATATGCAGACTTCCTAACCTTCAAAGGTGGCTTGAACCCCCAAACCGGTGGTCTCTGGCTCAGCGATACGGCTCACCATCACTTGGCGATCGCCGTCCTGTTTATCATCGCGGGTCATATGTACCGGACCAACTGGGGTATCGGTCACAGCATGAAGGAACTCCTGGAAGCCCATAAAGGACCCTTTACCGGAGAAGGTCACAAAGGACTCTATGAGATCCTGACCACCTCCTGGCACGCTCAACTCGCGATTAACCTCGCGATGCTGGGTTCTCTGAGCATCATTGTGGCTCACCACATGTATGCCATGCCTCCCTATCCGTACATTGCGACGGATTACCCGACACAACTGTCGCTGTTTACCCACCACATGTGGATTGGCGGCTTCCTAGTTGTCGGTGCAGGCGCTCACGCTGCCATCTTCATGGTTCGTGACTATGATCCTGCTAAAAACGTGGATAACCTGCTTGATCGGGTCATCCGCCACCGAGATGCAATCATTTCTCACCTGAACTGGGTTTGTATCTTCTTGGGCTTCCACAGCTTTGGACTCTACGTCCATAACGACACCATGCGTGCCTTTGGTCGTCCTCAAGATATGTTCTCCGACACGGGGATCCAGCTTCAGCCGATCTTTGCCCAATGGGTTCAACACCTACATACCTTGGCACCGGGCAACACTGCCCCCAATGCCTTAGCGAGTGTTAGTCCTGCCTTTGGCGGCGATGTCGTCGCTGTGGGTGGAAAAGTCGCCATGATGCCCATTCAACTGGGTACAGCTGACTTCATGGTTCACCACATTCACGCCTTCACGATTCACGTGACGGTGCTGATTCTGCTCAAAGGTGTTCTGTTTGCTCGTAGCTCTCGCCTAATTCCCGACAAAGCCGAGCTGGGCTTCCGCTTTGCTTGTGACGGTCCGGGACGTGGCGGTACCTGCCAAGTCTCTGGTTGGGACCATGTGTTCCTAGGTCTGTTCTGGATGTACAACAGCCTCTCCATCGTCATCTTCCACTTCAGTTGGAAAATGCAATCCGATGTTTGGGGAACAGTTGGTGCAGACGGTTCAGTGTCTCACATCACCTATGGCAACTTTGCTCAAAGCTCCATTACCATTAATGGATGGTTGCGCGACTTCCTGTGGGCGCAAGCCTCTCAGGTAATCGGTTCCTACGGTTCAGCCCTGTCCGCCTATGGACTGCTGTTCCTCGGTGCTCACTTCGTTTGGGCATTCAGCCTCATGTTCCTCTTTAGTGGACGTGGCTACTGGCAAGAGCTAATCGAGTCGATTGTTTGGGCTCACAACAAGCTCAAAGTCGCTCCCGCGATTCAACCCCGCGCCCTGAGCATCATTCAAGGTCGGGCCGTTGGCGTCGCCCACTATCTGTTAGGTGGGATTGCCACAACCTGGGCATTCTTCCTGGCACGGATCATTTCAGTAGGATGA
- a CDS encoding type II toxin-antitoxin system VapC family toxin: MLIDSNLIIYATQPPYTGLRDWLVDYATHYSAVSRLETLGYHRLSDAEKQVIMAILDNLDILMIGTVTIELAVALRQQRKMSLGDALIAATCLEYQLPLTPANDKDFDWIDGLTIHNPIKEEEKGLSTGQKR, encoded by the coding sequence ATGCTGATTGACAGTAATTTGATTATTTATGCCACCCAACCACCCTATACAGGCTTACGTGATTGGTTGGTGGATTATGCTACTCACTACTCTGCTGTCAGTCGCTTGGAAACCTTGGGGTATCACCGGCTAAGTGATGCAGAAAAGCAGGTAATTATGGCAATTTTGGATAACTTGGATATTTTGATGATCGGCACAGTCACAATTGAGCTTGCCGTTGCACTGCGCCAACAACGGAAAATGTCATTGGGTGATGCCTTGATTGCAGCAACCTGCCTGGAATATCAACTACCGTTGACACCTGCTAATGATAAGGATTTTGACTGGATCGATGGTTTGACAATCCATAATCCCATCAAAGAAGAAGAGAAAGGTCTTAGTACAGGACAAAAACGCTGA